A single region of the Massilia sp. erpn genome encodes:
- the rapZ gene encoding RNase adapter RapZ → MRIVLITGISGSGKSVALNVLEDTGYYCVDNLPPALLANLVLTLSTEGTEALAVAVDARSAASLASLPGDIEALRSLGHDVRVMFLTASTHSLVARFSETRRSHPLSHQLRPGDNPAARRTLIECILEERERLSAIQQLGHVIDTSELSANKLRAWVKDLVHSEQAPLTLFFESFAFKLGVPLDADFVFDVRAVPNPYYDLALRPLTGRDAPVIAFLDAQPSAEEMFQDIRNFIAKWLPSFKKDNRSYLTVAVGCTGGQHRSVYMAERLARHFQTGEQVVLRHREQ, encoded by the coding sequence ATGCGAATCGTCCTCATTACTGGTATCTCCGGCTCCGGCAAATCGGTGGCCCTGAACGTCCTCGAAGACACCGGCTACTACTGCGTGGATAACCTGCCGCCCGCGCTGCTGGCGAATCTGGTGCTCACGCTGAGCACGGAAGGCACGGAAGCGCTGGCTGTCGCGGTCGACGCGCGCAGCGCCGCTTCCCTGGCCAGCCTGCCCGGCGATATCGAGGCCTTGCGCTCCCTAGGCCATGATGTGCGCGTGATGTTCCTCACCGCGAGCACGCATTCGCTGGTGGCGCGTTTCTCGGAAACGCGGCGCAGCCATCCGCTCTCGCACCAGCTGCGTCCCGGCGACAATCCCGCCGCGCGCCGCACCCTGATCGAATGCATCCTGGAAGAACGCGAGCGCCTGTCGGCCATCCAGCAGCTGGGCCATGTGATCGATACCTCGGAGCTGAGCGCCAACAAGCTGCGTGCCTGGGTCAAGGATCTGGTGCACAGCGAGCAGGCGCCGCTGACTCTGTTCTTCGAATCCTTCGCCTTCAAGCTGGGCGTGCCGCTCGACGCCGACTTCGTGTTCGACGTGCGCGCCGTGCCGAATCCCTATTACGATCTGGCCCTGCGCCCGCTGACCGGACGCGATGCGCCGGTGATCGCCTTCCTCGACGCCCAGCCCAGCGCCGAGGAGATGTTTCAGGACATCCGCAACTTCATCGCCAAATGGCTGCCTTCATTCAAGAAGGACAACCGCAGCTACCTGACCGTGGCCGTGGGCTGCACCGGCGGCCAGCACCGTTCGGTGTATATGGCCGAACGGCTGGCGCGTCATTTCCAGACCGGCGAGCAGGTAGTGCTGCGCCACCGCGAACAGTAA